A single genomic interval of Bacteroidota bacterium harbors:
- a CDS encoding glycosyltransferase, with product MNENPKPAILSFIDWYKPAFKAGGPVRSMVNLAELLGEYADLFMMCGNKEIDGTMPDVESNQWIEQDSGEQVMYCSKPKKSIIRDWILQFPEGVFHVNGIYSPKFSILPLFILKTYFPSKKVVVSPRGMLNEGALEIKSVKKLIFISFARGLGLFDKVVWHATSQEEESRIKKFFPQAKQIYVLSNIPLLPSKLKNRPEKVQGELKMYSVTRVVPIKKIEVLLQSLQAYPIDIHITFDIYGPVEDKEYAEELNRLAQQIPNLYFNLKGAVAPDELNDISAQYHLFCLPSANENFGHSIYEAFASACPVLISDQTPWRKLETEKAGFDIALDNKSAFSEKLSLFAQMNQEEWECWSEGAFAFAQKHYNKEEWINSYLTLFAPNDSK from the coding sequence ATGAACGAAAATCCTAAACCTGCCATACTCTCCTTTATTGATTGGTATAAACCTGCTTTTAAAGCAGGCGGTCCCGTGAGGTCAATGGTCAACTTGGCTGAATTATTAGGCGAATATGCCGACTTGTTTATGATGTGCGGAAATAAGGAAATTGATGGAACAATGCCGGATGTTGAGAGCAATCAATGGATTGAGCAAGACTCGGGAGAGCAGGTTATGTATTGCTCAAAACCCAAGAAATCTATTATTAGAGATTGGATTTTGCAGTTTCCCGAAGGAGTTTTTCATGTAAATGGAATTTATTCGCCCAAGTTTTCCATTTTGCCTTTGTTTATTTTGAAAACCTATTTTCCTTCAAAAAAAGTGGTAGTGTCGCCTCGCGGAATGTTGAACGAGGGCGCATTAGAGATTAAATCTGTTAAAAAACTTATTTTTATTTCTTTTGCACGCGGTCTGGGCTTGTTTGACAAAGTAGTTTGGCATGCAACTTCGCAGGAGGAGGAAAGCAGAATCAAAAAATTCTTTCCCCAAGCCAAACAAATTTATGTACTTTCCAATATCCCCTTATTGCCAAGCAAATTAAAAAATCGCCCTGAAAAGGTACAAGGCGAACTCAAAATGTACTCTGTAACCCGTGTCGTTCCTATCAAAAAAATAGAAGTATTGTTGCAGTCTTTGCAAGCATATCCGATAGATATACACATCACTTTTGATATTTATGGACCTGTCGAAGACAAAGAATATGCAGAGGAGTTGAACCGTTTGGCACAACAAATTCCTAACTTGTATTTTAATCTCAAAGGGGCTGTTGCACCGGATGAATTAAATGACATCAGTGCGCAATATCATTTGTTTTGTTTGCCGTCTGCTAATGAGAATTTCGGACACTCGATTTATGAAGCTTTTGCAAGTGCTTGTCCTGTCTTAATTTCAGACCAAACTCCGTGGCGTAAACTGGAAACTGAAAAAGCAGGTTTTGATATTGCATTGGATAATAAAAGTGCTTTTAGTGAAAAGTTGAGTTTGTTTGCTCAAATGAACCAAGAAGAATGGGAATGTTGGAGCGAAGGTGCGTTTGCATTTGCCCAAAAACATTATAACAAAGAAGAGTGGATAAACTCATATTTAACTTTATTTGCGCCCAATGACAGTAAGTAG
- a CDS encoding phosphoglycerate kinase: MKTVAQFNFNNERVVMRVDFNVPLDVNKHITDDSRIREAVPTINKVLKDGGSVVLMSHLGRPKEGAEDKFSLKHIVSRVSELTGAKVFFADDCVGEQAVKLASALKPGEILLLENLRFYKEETKGDAAFAQKLAKLGTFYVNDAFGTAHRAHASTAIIAQFFPLKKCFGYLMAKEIENAQIILNNPPKPFTAIVGGAKVSDKLLIIENLMNIAQNILIGGGMAYTFAKAMGGKIGNSLSENDKVELCKELIQKAKTKNVNLVLPVDSVIADKFAEDAMTDSAKNNAIPDGWMGLDIGMESVQIFCTIIENSKVILWNGPMGVFEMEKFSNGTRKVAESLAKATDKGAFTLIGGGDSAAAVRKFGFADKVSYISTGGGALLEYFEGKELPGIAAIEDASQNI; encoded by the coding sequence ATGAAAACAGTAGCACAATTTAATTTTAACAATGAAAGAGTGGTGATGCGAGTGGACTTCAATGTGCCATTGGATGTCAATAAACATATTACGGACGATTCCAGAATCAGAGAGGCAGTTCCTACCATCAACAAAGTGCTCAAAGACGGAGGTTCTGTTGTATTGATGTCACACTTGGGCAGACCCAAGGAAGGTGCGGAAGATAAATTCTCACTCAAACATATTGTGTCCAGAGTGTCTGAACTAACAGGAGCTAAAGTCTTTTTTGCCGATGATTGTGTTGGAGAACAGGCTGTAAAGTTGGCATCTGCACTCAAACCCGGGGAAATTCTTTTGTTGGAAAATCTACGCTTTTATAAAGAAGAAACCAAAGGTGATGCGGCATTTGCACAAAAGTTGGCAAAACTCGGAACATTCTATGTCAATGACGCTTTTGGAACTGCTCATCGTGCGCATGCATCTACTGCCATCATTGCACAGTTTTTTCCTTTAAAAAAATGCTTCGGTTATTTGATGGCAAAGGAAATTGAGAATGCACAAATCATACTGAATAATCCTCCAAAACCTTTTACTGCAATTGTTGGTGGAGCTAAAGTTTCAGATAAATTGCTCATCATTGAGAATCTGATGAATATTGCTCAAAATATCCTGATTGGAGGCGGAATGGCTTATACCTTCGCCAAAGCAATGGGTGGCAAAATAGGTAATTCATTGAGCGAAAATGATAAGGTTGAACTTTGTAAAGAATTGATACAAAAGGCAAAGACTAAAAACGTAAACCTTGTATTGCCAGTGGATAGTGTGATTGCAGATAAATTTGCAGAAGATGCAATGACTGATTCTGCGAAGAACAATGCCATTCCGGATGGTTGGATGGGGCTGGATATAGGTATGGAAAGTGTCCAAATTTTTTGCACTATTATAGAAAACTCGAAAGTCATTTTGTGGAACGGACCCATGGGAGTTTTTGAAATGGAAAAATTTAGCAACGGAACGCGCAAAGTGGCAGAATCGCTTGCCAAAGCTACCGACAAAGGTGCTTTTACCCTGATTGGCGGTGGTGATAGTGCTGCCGCTGTACGCAAATTTGGTTTTGCAGACAAAGTGAGCTATATCAGTACCGGTGGAGGCGCGTTGCTTGAGTATTTTGAGGGCAAAGAATTACCCGGAATTGCGGCTATTGAAGATGCCTCTCAAAATATCTGA
- a CDS encoding class I SAM-dependent methyltransferase — MPLKISEKMTTDSLIKIDYPSAQWKEYRLIDCGNKCKLEQFGQYILIRPEPQAIWQPKLEMKDWYRMAHAEFVRKPDFRQNPAKENELEGGWKILKKMPEIWTMQYVSSSVSLKINLRMTGFGHIGIFPEQSSNWEFLLQHVQKGQKVLNLFAYTGIASLAAAKAGALVTHIDSVKNVVNWGRENAESNHLDNIRWIVEDAFKFVQREQSRGNQYDCIVLDPPAYGRGPKGEKWILEEKLAELLQMVKTILKPDGKLIINLYSLGYSPLLCYNLLLSLFPKNKIETGDLCIKSEHGHYLPLSVFGRLG, encoded by the coding sequence ATGCCTCTCAAAATATCTGAAAAGATGACTACAGACTCTCTTATAAAAATTGACTATCCTTCTGCTCAGTGGAAGGAATACCGGTTGATTGATTGCGGAAATAAGTGCAAACTCGAACAGTTTGGGCAATATATTCTGATTCGTCCTGAACCTCAGGCAATTTGGCAGCCTAAACTCGAAATGAAGGATTGGTATAGAATGGCGCACGCTGAGTTTGTGCGCAAACCGGATTTCAGGCAAAATCCTGCTAAAGAAAATGAGCTTGAAGGAGGCTGGAAAATTTTGAAGAAAATGCCGGAAATTTGGACTATGCAATATGTTTCTTCAAGCGTTTCTCTAAAAATCAACCTGAGGATGACAGGTTTTGGACATATTGGTATTTTTCCTGAACAGTCGTCAAATTGGGAATTTTTATTGCAACATGTTCAAAAAGGACAGAAAGTACTCAATTTATTTGCCTATACTGGAATAGCATCATTGGCAGCAGCCAAAGCCGGGGCTCTTGTTACGCATATTGATTCTGTAAAAAATGTGGTCAATTGGGGGCGAGAGAACGCGGAATCTAATCATTTGGATAATATCCGATGGATAGTAGAAGATGCTTTTAAATTTGTTCAACGTGAGCAAAGTCGCGGCAATCAATATGATTGTATTGTGCTTGACCCGCCTGCGTATGGAAGAGGACCCAAAGGCGAAAAATGGATTTTGGAAGAAAAATTAGCAGAATTACTGCAAATGGTCAAAACTATTCTGAAACCTGATGGTAAATTGATTATCAATCTCTATTCTCTTGGCTATTCACCATTGTTATGCTATAATTTGCTGCTGTCACTGTTTCCGAAAAATAAAATTGAAACCGGAGATTTGTGCATCAAATCAGAGCATGGACATTACTTGCCGCTGAGTGTGTTTGGAAGATTAGGGTAG
- a CDS encoding ATP-grasp domain-containing protein yields MTVSRVNILITGGGAPGAEGIIRCLREIPNVHITACDRNAEAYGKYLADAFFDIPDADHTEFIPTVLNICRKAQINLILPLVTRELIHFSNALNQFENENIKVLVSQPEVLKTANDKGLLYQTLIDNNTLAPDFVRVNNWQDMKQAICALGYPARKVIIKPCVSNGLRGFRIIDSQINELDLLLNHKPDSRYISLQKLEYIFSQNPMPDYVVSEYLPGEEYTVDVLAQNGKVLQIVPRLRLETKGGISTRGKMLKNAEIISYVTQIVGLLKMNWIVGVQLKKAENGSFKILEINPRVQGTTVACLGAGINFPKIAVELALQNHFEYQEPKWGISFFRHWNEVYF; encoded by the coding sequence ATGACAGTAAGTAGGGTAAACATATTAATCACCGGTGGAGGCGCACCCGGAGCAGAGGGAATTATTCGCTGTTTGCGCGAAATACCCAATGTTCATATCACAGCTTGCGACCGAAACGCAGAAGCTTATGGAAAATACCTCGCAGACGCATTTTTTGACATTCCCGATGCAGACCATACAGAGTTTATCCCAACTGTCTTGAATATTTGCCGAAAAGCTCAAATCAACTTAATTCTTCCGCTTGTAACCCGTGAATTGATTCATTTTAGCAATGCGCTCAATCAATTTGAAAATGAAAATATAAAAGTGCTTGTGTCGCAACCGGAGGTTCTTAAAACAGCCAATGACAAGGGACTCCTTTATCAAACTTTGATTGACAATAATACTCTTGCCCCCGACTTTGTGAGAGTAAATAATTGGCAAGATATGAAACAAGCGATTTGTGCATTGGGATATCCCGCCCGAAAAGTGATTATTAAACCCTGTGTAAGCAATGGACTGCGCGGTTTTAGAATCATAGATTCACAAATCAATGAACTGGATTTGTTACTCAATCATAAACCTGATAGTCGCTATATCAGTTTGCAGAAATTGGAATATATTTTCTCTCAAAACCCAATGCCTGATTATGTTGTGAGTGAATACCTCCCCGGTGAAGAATATACAGTCGATGTGTTAGCACAAAATGGCAAAGTGTTGCAAATAGTGCCGCGTCTGCGCTTGGAGACCAAAGGAGGAATCAGTACAAGAGGTAAAATGCTCAAGAATGCAGAAATCATTAGCTATGTAACTCAAATAGTAGGCTTGCTCAAAATGAATTGGATTGTAGGTGTGCAATTAAAAAAAGCCGAAAACGGAAGTTTCAAAATTTTGGAAATCAACCCCAGAGTACAAGGAACAACAGTCGCATGTTTGGGTGCCGGTATTAATTTTCCTAAAATAGCGGTTGAACTTGCACTACAAAACCATTTTGAATACCAAGAGCCAAAGTGGGGTATAAGTTTTTTTAGACATTGGAATGAAGTTTACTTTTGA
- a CDS encoding NAD-dependent epimerase/dehydratase family protein yields MRLVTGATGLVGSYVVCQLLLQGHSVRALKRKNASTDWFMRIAQVCGITKNLLEEKLEWVEGDLNDIIGLEQNLTGVERVYHCAAVVTFKKNQEENLFNTNVGGTANLVNVCLSAHVQKLCYISSIAALSRKKETEQIDETAEWEDSKLNSNYSKSKFMGELEVWRGKEEGLEVVILNPGFILGFGNPDRSSASIFKKIAKGFTFYTQGVNGYVDVLDVAKAAVLLNEGDNKSERFVLVGFNISYKELFFTIAKEMGKRPPTFEVRPWMAKTLKFTLNILANIGIRTNFITPETITNSMNKYYYNSDKIKTQTGFEFTPKEHTIRRIVSEFKEYGGKPF; encoded by the coding sequence ATGCGTTTAGTAACCGGAGCAACGGGATTAGTGGGCAGCTATGTGGTTTGTCAATTGCTTTTGCAAGGACACTCTGTCAGAGCACTTAAACGCAAAAATGCTTCTACAGATTGGTTTATGCGTATTGCACAAGTATGTGGAATAACAAAAAATCTTCTTGAAGAGAAATTGGAATGGGTAGAAGGAGATTTGAATGACATCATTGGGCTTGAACAAAATCTTACAGGAGTTGAACGAGTATATCATTGTGCGGCAGTTGTTACTTTCAAAAAAAATCAAGAAGAAAACCTTTTTAACACCAACGTAGGTGGAACGGCTAACCTGGTCAACGTTTGCTTGAGTGCACATGTTCAAAAGTTGTGTTATATCAGTTCCATTGCTGCTTTGTCCAGAAAAAAAGAGACTGAACAAATTGATGAAACTGCTGAATGGGAAGACTCCAAGTTAAATTCTAACTACTCTAAAAGTAAGTTTATGGGTGAACTCGAAGTTTGGCGTGGGAAAGAAGAAGGGCTGGAAGTTGTTATCCTCAATCCGGGATTTATACTCGGTTTTGGCAACCCGGACAGAAGTTCGGCTTCTATTTTCAAGAAAATTGCAAAGGGATTCACTTTTTATACGCAAGGTGTCAATGGCTATGTAGATGTTTTGGATGTTGCCAAAGCAGCAGTTCTGCTCAATGAAGGAGATAATAAGAGTGAGCGATTTGTATTGGTGGGATTTAATATTTCTTACAAAGAACTATTCTTCACCATTGCCAAAGAAATGGGCAAACGACCTCCCACCTTTGAGGTACGCCCTTGGATGGCTAAAACATTGAAGTTTACGCTGAATATCTTAGCCAATATTGGCATTAGAACAAATTTTATAACTCCTGAAACCATTACCAACTCTATGAATAAGTACTATTATAATTCGGACAAGATAAAGACACAAACAGGATTTGAATTTACTCCAAAAGAGCACACAATAAGAAGAATTGTCAGTGAGTTTAAGGAGTATGGGGGAAAACCTTTTTAA
- a CDS encoding lipocalin family protein has product MKQLLIAVLVAATAFTACKKDKKDDNGNGGGGTTQTTAEKMEGTWKLTKINDSVPEMMQFLEMKITFKEDKAKKGTGTAVGITKMTIPGFPESSDTSYSTYEVISSTQVKTKDEDGEETTVTIVELTKTKLVINGIKDDNDQDQKMEFEKSN; this is encoded by the coding sequence ATGAAACAATTACTTATTGCGGTCTTAGTAGCCGCCACTGCTTTTACAGCATGTAAAAAAGACAAAAAAGACGACAATGGAAATGGTGGAGGTGGAACAACCCAAACGACTGCCGAAAAAATGGAAGGAACATGGAAGTTGACAAAAATTAATGACAGTGTCCCTGAAATGATGCAATTTTTAGAGATGAAAATCACATTCAAAGAAGACAAAGCTAAAAAAGGTACCGGAACAGCTGTAGGGATAACCAAAATGACTATACCGGGTTTCCCGGAAAGTTCTGACACTTCTTATAGTACTTATGAAGTTATCAGTTCTACTCAAGTGAAAACAAAAGATGAAGACGGTGAAGAGACAACCGTAACCATAGTTGAACTCACTAAAACCAAACTTGTCATAAACGGCATCAAGGACGACAATGATCAAGATCAAAAAATGGAATTCGAAAAATCTAATTAA
- a CDS encoding valine--tRNA ligase has product MDSKHYNPALVEDKWYEYWLTHGYFSSVPDEREPYTIVIPPPNVTGVLHMGHMLNNTIQDVLIRKARMEGKNACWVPGTDHASIATEAKVVAMLKEQGINKTDISRDDFLKHAWAWKEKYGGIILEQLKKLGASCDWTRTRFTMEEDLSKAVIHVFIDLYKKGLIYRDTKMVNWDPEGKTTLSDEEVVYKEANSALYHIKYKIIDSDESLIIATTRPETLLGDTAVCVHPDDERYKQWIGKFVEVPLVNRQIPIIADEYVDKEFGTGCLKVTPAHDINDYNLGKKYKLDTIEMLDESGKVKYVALRYNGMDRFDARKEVVKDLKEQELLVEIKNISNSIGHSERTGAVIESRISTQWFLNMQKFMERNPQVLDAVMNDEITFFPDKFKNTYKHWIDNIKDWNISRQLWWGHRIPAWYDTDGNFVVADNEENAQEVYKQKFGKTARLSQDEDVLDTWFSSWLWPISVFNGFEPNSKDFQYYYPTSDLVTGPDIIFFWVARMVMAGYEFAGQKPFKNVYFTGIVRDKQRRKMSKSLGNSPDPLDLIKQFGADGTRMGILLSAPAGNDVLFDEALVEQGRNFCNKIWNAFKLMDSWQVDANVAHEIKTSDKVAAAWFEVRLQQAVNHAHEYFKQYKLSDALMTLYKLTWDDFCSQYLEMVKPKFGEGIDAQTKHTTLTLFAELLKLLHPFMPFITEELYQQLQNIVPSTQSEALIVSAYPQPSPLVQTADNRPLALISEIRNIRNAKGIPAKEPLHIVIHSNDALIYQEFALIIRKLAGVETMTFGKVYSAQAIVFLVDKDEIAVEMEGLLNVEAEKENLLKEIDYLQGFLQSVNAKLNNERFVANAKAEIVEKERQKQADAESKLKSLQDAVAKLK; this is encoded by the coding sequence ATGGACAGCAAGCATTACAACCCAGCGTTGGTAGAAGATAAGTGGTATGAATACTGGCTCACGCATGGCTATTTCAGTTCCGTACCCGATGAGAGAGAGCCTTACACGATAGTTATTCCACCTCCCAATGTTACAGGAGTGTTGCACATGGGGCACATGCTCAACAATACCATTCAGGACGTTCTTATCCGCAAGGCGCGAATGGAAGGTAAAAACGCTTGCTGGGTGCCGGGTACCGACCATGCTTCTATTGCAACGGAAGCTAAGGTAGTCGCCATGTTGAAAGAACAAGGAATTAATAAAACGGATATTTCAAGAGACGATTTTCTGAAACACGCTTGGGCTTGGAAAGAAAAATATGGCGGTATTATTCTGGAACAACTCAAAAAACTTGGTGCAAGCTGTGATTGGACGCGTACCCGATTTACGATGGAAGAAGACCTGAGCAAAGCGGTTATTCATGTTTTTATTGATTTATATAAAAAAGGGCTGATATATCGTGATACCAAAATGGTGAACTGGGACCCTGAGGGAAAAACTACCCTGAGCGATGAGGAAGTTGTGTATAAAGAAGCAAATTCTGCATTATATCATATCAAATACAAAATCATCGACTCTGACGAATCATTGATTATTGCTACAACACGCCCTGAAACCCTGCTGGGCGACACTGCAGTGTGTGTGCACCCGGACGATGAACGATACAAGCAATGGATTGGCAAATTCGTTGAAGTTCCTTTGGTAAATAGGCAAATCCCCATAATTGCAGACGAATACGTGGACAAAGAATTTGGTACCGGATGTCTGAAAGTTACGCCTGCTCACGATATCAATGACTACAATTTGGGCAAAAAATACAAACTTGATACAATAGAAATGCTGGATGAAAGCGGCAAGGTTAAGTATGTCGCCTTGCGCTACAACGGAATGGATAGGTTTGATGCACGCAAAGAAGTAGTAAAAGACCTCAAAGAACAAGAACTACTCGTTGAAATAAAAAATATCAGCAACAGCATTGGGCACAGCGAACGAACAGGGGCGGTTATAGAATCAAGAATCAGTACACAATGGTTCTTGAATATGCAAAAATTTATGGAACGCAACCCGCAAGTGCTTGATGCGGTTATGAATGACGAGATTACATTCTTCCCGGACAAGTTCAAAAACACATACAAACACTGGATAGACAATATCAAGGATTGGAATATCAGTCGGCAGTTGTGGTGGGGACATCGTATCCCTGCTTGGTATGATACTGACGGAAATTTTGTGGTAGCAGACAATGAGGAGAATGCACAAGAAGTATATAAACAAAAATTTGGAAAAACTGCCCGTCTGTCACAGGATGAAGATGTGCTTGATACATGGTTTTCATCTTGGCTGTGGCCTATTTCGGTTTTCAATGGTTTTGAACCCAATAGTAAAGATTTTCAATATTATTATCCCACAAGCGACTTGGTTACCGGTCCTGATATTATCTTCTTCTGGGTGGCAAGAATGGTAATGGCAGGATACGAATTTGCGGGTCAAAAACCCTTCAAGAATGTATATTTTACCGGCATTGTGCGTGATAAGCAAAGACGCAAAATGTCTAAATCCTTGGGCAATAGCCCCGACCCCTTAGATTTGATTAAACAATTTGGCGCAGATGGTACCCGAATGGGAATTTTGCTGTCTGCACCTGCGGGCAATGATGTGTTGTTTGATGAAGCATTAGTTGAACAAGGCAGAAACTTTTGTAATAAAATTTGGAACGCCTTCAAACTCATGGACTCATGGCAAGTGGATGCCAATGTTGCTCATGAAATCAAGACTTCCGATAAAGTTGCGGCAGCATGGTTTGAAGTGCGCTTACAACAAGCTGTTAATCACGCGCACGAATATTTTAAACAATACAAATTGTCTGATGCTTTGATGACTTTGTACAAACTTACTTGGGACGATTTCTGTTCGCAGTATCTCGAAATGGTTAAACCCAAATTTGGCGAAGGGATAGACGCACAAACCAAACATACAACACTTACATTATTTGCAGAACTGTTGAAGTTGCTACACCCTTTCATGCCATTTATTACAGAAGAGCTGTATCAGCAACTACAAAATATTGTTCCTTCAACCCAAAGCGAAGCGTTGATTGTGAGTGCGTACCCACAGCCTTCTCCTCTTGTTCAAACGGCTGATAACCGTCCCTTGGCACTCATTTCAGAAATTAGAAATATCAGAAATGCCAAAGGTATTCCCGCAAAAGAACCGCTGCATATTGTCATTCATTCAAATGATGCGCTCATCTATCAAGAGTTTGCATTGATAATCAGAAAATTGGCAGGGGTGGAAACAATGACTTTTGGCAAAGTATATTCTGCGCAAGCAATCGTATTCCTTGTTGACAAAGACGAAATTGCAGTAGAGATGGAAGGATTGTTGAATGTGGAAGCCGAGAAAGAGAACTTGCTCAAAGAAATTGATTATCTGCAAGGGTTTCTGCAATCTGTCAATGCCAAACTGAACAACGAACGTTTTGTGGCGAATGCCAAAGCAGAGATTGTAGAAAAAGAGCGCCAGAAACAAGCAGACGCGGAAAGTAAGTTAAAAAGCCTCCAAGACGCAGTCGCAAAATTGAAGTAG
- a CDS encoding DNA/RNA non-specific endonuclease: MKTKWWIACVLLLLLMIIFFVACGQFKPPLSETKTQHSGNPTTDTVVSRKVPTHHNPYLITTSTLPDSVKIHVLWGTPYDADTSNDYLIFRAQYALSYNRFKGVPNWASWELDDTWYGTAGRFKGNFITDYTLPDSFYKPTHNDYTGTGYDRGHVVQSHERSRSPEDNKATFWMSNVMPQTPDLNRGVWLKFENFCKTLCLDSGYKLLIVAGGVYHSNTTLNKLGKVAIPDSCFKIVIASKNSLDNIDSSTAVYAVMMPNIQGIRKDAWQRYRTSIKQIEHSTGYNFFSEIPENLQNYLENK, encoded by the coding sequence ATGAAAACTAAATGGTGGATTGCTTGTGTGCTGTTATTGTTGTTGATGATTATATTTTTTGTTGCATGCGGACAATTCAAACCCCCTCTGTCTGAAACAAAAACGCAACATTCAGGAAACCCGACAACGGATACAGTCGTGTCGCGTAAAGTTCCTACTCATCATAACCCTTATCTCATTACCACTTCCACACTTCCGGATTCGGTAAAAATTCACGTCCTTTGGGGAACACCCTATGATGCTGACACAAGTAATGACTACTTGATTTTCAGAGCGCAATATGCATTGTCATACAACCGTTTCAAAGGAGTGCCAAACTGGGCAAGTTGGGAATTAGATGATACATGGTATGGTACTGCCGGACGATTCAAAGGAAATTTTATCACTGATTATACCTTGCCCGATTCTTTTTATAAACCCACACACAATGACTACACAGGCACCGGATATGACAGAGGACATGTTGTACAAAGCCACGAAAGGTCGCGCTCACCGGAGGACAACAAAGCTACGTTTTGGATGAGTAATGTGATGCCCCAAACCCCTGATTTGAATAGAGGAGTATGGCTGAAATTTGAAAATTTTTGTAAAACACTTTGTTTGGATAGTGGATACAAACTATTGATTGTTGCCGGTGGAGTGTATCACAGCAATACTACGCTGAATAAGCTTGGAAAAGTGGCTATCCCGGATTCGTGTTTTAAAATTGTCATAGCTAGCAAGAATTCACTTGATAACATAGATTCGAGCACGGCAGTATATGCAGTCATGATGCCCAATATACAAGGTATTAGAAAGGATGCATGGCAGAGATACCGTACCAGTATCAAGCAAATTGAGCACTCAACCGGTTATAATTTCTTTTCTGAAATACCGGAAAACTTACAAAACTATCTGGAAAATAAGTAG